acctctataacgtctataatgtaatgatggcaaattaagtactttcaatcgttcctcgtagtcaagatttcttatagatttgatcattctagttgctttccgttgattttttctaatttttggatgtctgttttatagtaaggtccccaaaccaagttaccatattctaaaataggacatactattgatttgtataaacatgtaaatgaatctacagaaatattcgaaaaggtctgtttaataaggccaagaagtctattagctttattaaccactgccgaacactgactatgaaacttgagattgcaatcaatcaacacccccaaatccttttcctcatttatcttaacaatgtccatcccatccatcttataacaatatcttggattaaactgacctatatgtagtattttacatttagaaatgttgaaaggcaactgccacattacagaccattcaatgcaagcattaatatcattttgcagggaggatattgggttagcacgactaatgctggaatatatttttgtgtcatctgcaaataaaagaactttattccttaataatgatggcagatcattgatgaaaattgcaaagaagagaggacccaagactgatccttgaggtattccacttattacatcactccaaccagacattgaaccattcacagaaactctttgtctgcgtcctttcaaaaagtcttgTATCCAATTAAACAGATCACCTCTAAAACCATATGCATAAATCTTTTTGAGCAACCTTTCATGAGGAACAGAGTCAAAAGCCTTCTTAAAGTCAAGGTACAAAACATCTACTGAATTACCACTGTCCAAAGTCTCTGTCCAATCATCAAGTGCACACGGTATCTGTGTCATACAAGACTTGCGAGGGAGGAATCTGTGTTGACATGGTGACATCAAATTGTTGTTAAACAAATGCTCTAACATTCCCTCACGAATAATAGATTCGAAAACTTTGGAAACAACAGATGTTAAACTTACAGGACGGTAATTACAGGGTGAAAAATTgtttcctttcttgaaaatTGGGATAATAGTTGCTACTTTCCAGTCTGGGGGTAGTCTACCCTTGCTTAATGACTTCTTAAAAATTATAGACAGAGGTATGCTTATTTCAGCAGCAGCTTCCTTCAACACTCTGGGGGGGAGCTCATCAGGTCCAGTAGCTTTGCTAGAATTTAAATCACACAACTTTTCTTTACAATGCCTACATCAATTTATATGCCATTGAGACTAGTTACAAAGTCACAGTCTTGAAACTCAGGGATGTTATCCATGGATTCTCTGGTAAATGTGCTGGTAAAAAACTTGTTCAACATTTCCGCTTTACCTTCATCAGTTGCTGCTTCAGTATCATTAAGTGACTCATCAACCAGGGTAGGAATGGAGGGTTTAACTCTGACCTTAGAATTTACATATCGCCAAAAAGCTTTAGGGTTGGTCTTCACTTCCTTAGCAATTCTCATCTCGAACTTAGATCTCAAGTCACGTGTAAGGGGTCTAAGCGAATTTCTTACTTCAGTAAACCTAAGATGATCCAAATGATTGCCAGTTCTACGGAACCTTTTCCATAATGTTTCCTTCTTATGTTTAAGATCAATTACTTTATGATTAGTATATGGTAATTTTCTACATTGGGGTTTATGGTACCTTGGGATAGAGCATTCCATAGCAGACTTAAAACGTTGCATAAAAAAATTCCAAGACTGGAATACATTTAGATCCTGTAATTCCGTCAACCAGGCAGTTTCGTTAAGGAGGCTTTTAAGCTTCATATAATCCcttttgttaaaattgtaagataGTACATCGCTGGACTGGTTGATAGTTATTGGAGAACATGAAAGAGTAatattcaaacacaaatgatcaCTCAACCCCAGCCCAGAAGAATATTTGATGGATTTTACTATGTTCTCTTCATTGGTAAGTACTAAGTCTAGTACATGGGGGGATGAACCTGGTCTGAAACGTGTTGGCTCATTAACATGCTGAAATAAAACACATTCTTGTACTGTATCATAAAATTCCTGCTCATACGAATTGCCAGAAAAATTATCATCGCTCCAATCAATGCCAGGCAAATTAAAGTCACCAGCTATCAATAAATATGGTGGTCTTGACTCTAAAACCTCCttaaatacacaacacaatttggATATGCTAACATTGGGATCAGTAGATGGTGAACGATAAATAGTACCAATTAGTAAATAGCTGTAGTTTAATAACTCTATTTTAACCCACAACTGCTCTTGAAATTCAGTAGTAAATGATACCTCCTTAGAATTGAGTGAATCAGTAATATAAATGATTATTCCTCTAGTGCTATTTTGTAAAGGTGCATCAGGATCAAAATTAGTATAGGAAGTGTAGTTGGGAATTTGAAGTCTAGGAGATAGGACTGGGGCCTTTAATGCTTTAGGTATGACTTCAACTAACAGTATGATATCAGGTTTATCTAAATCAATAGTTGAATTTAGCTCATcaaatttatttaataattgATCACAATTAGTATAGAGTACTTTTAAGTTTCTTGACGCATTGAAGGAATTATCATGAAGTCATTTTTGAGTGCCGCCCACCAAACGTGGTGGACGTGGCACTATCCTTCCAAACTTAATGTACAAGTCTTTTTCTCCTGATGCTTTCCTGGCTCTCAACTCTTCACGCAGTTGTTTGCTTTGCTCACGTTCTTTTAGTGTTAAGTCAGGTGAAACATACACATTACTCCActatactgcacaacatgaacacactgtacattattactgcatttcatatatcaaaaaccttgcagtgttactatttttactatttcttgactgattatttacGATTTatagaaataagatcgagatactctaatagagcagtcacttactctaatacagcagtcaggaaatacagatatactctaataaaacagtcagctctcgaacataatcttgattttgagagcataatattgagcataatgggctggatttttgagtactgctcaaaagcataataggcaattttcaaagcataattggctcaaaccTACTAATGGATAGTGATATCAAAATCAGAATTGAAAAAGCAGCAGATGCCTTTGGTTGTCTCAAGAAGTCCATCTTCTGTAACAGTTACTTATCTATTGCTGTTAAATGTGCTGTGTACAAGGCAGTGGTATTGGCCACATTACTGTATGGTTCTGGGCAGCCAAGGATTGCCAGATACAACCATTAGAAgtattttcatcatcattgtGTAACATGTATTTTAGGAGTATCTAGGTATTGACAGTGGACTGCACATATATTAACTGATGAATTGCTGGGATGGCTGGTGGTTTAAAGTGTGTATTAAGAATTTAAGAGAGAGATGTATGAGATTGCTAGGTTATATACAGTCTACCCAGCTATTTACATGAGGACCAAGTTCAAACTGAATTGctattgttgtttccttgagcaagaactttactcacattgctacCAGCACTGGTACACCTGGCATGCAAATGTGTGGGTGAatctgtctgtgtgtttgtagcGTGTGATGACAGTAAGTACAATCCTATCACAAAACTAATTGACGCATataaatgtacaaaattatgTGTTGTTAAGCACTTTACCACCTCTGCATACATTGGAATACTCAAACACAGCaatcaagtaactactctaatagagcagtcactgtttGACCTAATAGTTTAAAGGACACTGTTTTAAACCCTACTCTAAAGATTAACAATAATCTGATTTCAACCATGGGAGTAGCAGAGTTTAACACAAATGACCTCACTTGTCACTAGTGGTGAAAGTATTGAAATTAGTGCCTTGTCTGGTCTAGTCCTTCAGATCTAAGACTCTTATGACAGGCTGAGCAGGTGTGTGTCAGTTTGTGTGGTGTGCATGTCAATTATGtgt
The nucleotide sequence above comes from Dysidea avara chromosome 3, odDysAvar1.4, whole genome shotgun sequence. Encoded proteins:
- the LOC136248509 gene encoding uncharacterized protein, coding for MSFKGEDLSVSQEWSNVYVSPDLTLKEREQSKQLREELRARKASGEKDLYIKFGRIVPRPPRLLNSTIDLDKPDIILLVEVIPKALKAPVLSPRLQIPNYTSYTNFDPDAPLQNSTRGIIIYITDSLNSKEVSFTTEFQEQLWVKIELLNYSYLLIGTIYRSPSTDPNVSISKLCCVFKEVLESRPPYLLIAGDFNLPGIDWSDDNFSGNSYEQEFYDTVQECVLFQHVNEPTRFRPGSSPHVLDLVLTNEENIVKSIKYSSGLGLSDHLCLNITLSCSPITINQSSDVLSYNFNKRDYMKLKSLLNETAWLTELQDLNVFQSWNFFMQRFKSAMECSIPRYHKPQCRKLPYTNHKVIDLKHKKETLWKRFRRTGNHLDHLRFTEVRNSLRPLTRDLRSKFEMRIAKEVKTNPKAFWRYVNSKVRVKPSIPTLVDESLNDTEAATDEGKAEMLNKFFTSTFTRESMDNIPEFQDCDFVTSLNGI